TCCCATCACCATGGCAAGCATCAGCTAAGAAAGCAGGTTTTGAAAATGTAAATGCAAGTTCACTAGATAAATTATTTGATTATTTGAGATTTTGCCTAGAGCAAATATGTGCAGATAAAGAAATGGAGAGCCTTTTAAAAGCTCTAGATGGAGATTATGTTATTCCTGGCCCTGGTGGAGATCCAATAAGGAATCCCGGAGTTTTACCAAGTGGTAAGAATATTCATGCTTTAGATCCACAATCGATACCAACCGTAGCTGCTGTAGCTTCAGCCAAAGGTGTAGTTGACAAGCTAATCGAAAGACAAAAAGAAGAGCAAGGCACCTGGCCTGAAACCATAGCTTGCGTACTTTGGGGGACTGACAATATTAAAACCTACGGTGAATCATTAGCTCAAATCCTCTGGTTTGTAGGTGTAAAACCAAAACCAGACTCTGTAGGAAGGGTAAATAAATTAGAGCTACTTTCACTTGAGGAATTAGGAAGACCAAGAATTGACGTTGTTGTTAACTGTTCTGGTGTATTTAGGGATTTGTTTATTAATCAAATGGCATTAATTGACCAAGCAGTAAAAATGGCTGCTGAGGCCGACGAACCACTTGATCAAAATTTTGTAAGGAAACATGCTTTGGAGCAGGCAGAAAAGGAAGGAAAAAGTATTAGAGAATCAGCAAGCAGAGTGTTTTCAAATGCAAGTGGAAGTTATAGCTCAAATGTCAATTTGGCAGTTGAGAATTCAACATGGGAAGAAGAAAATGAATTACAAGAAATGTACCTTTCCAGAAAAACTTATGCTTTCAACGCAGATAATCCTGGTGAGATGAATCAAAACAGAGATGTTTTTGAATCAGTTATGAAAACTGCTGATGTTACATTCCAAAATCTTGACTCTTCAGAAATATCCTTAACAGATGTAAGTCATTATTTTGATTCTGATCCAACGAATTTAATTAAAAACCTTAGAGATGATGGTAAAGCACCAAGCAGTTACATAGCAGACACAACAACAGCCAATGCTCAGGTCAGATCATTAAGTGAAACTATTAGATTAGATTCTAGAACAAAATTACTTAACCCAAAATGGTATGAAGGAATGCTCAAGTCAGGATATGAGGGGGTAAGAGAGGTATCTAATAGACTTAATTACACATTAGGTTGGAGTGCAACTAGCGGGCAAGTTGATAATTTCGTATATGAAGAATCAAATGAAACTTTTATAAATGATCCAGAGATGAGAAAAAGATTAATGGAATTAAATCCTCATAGTTTTAGAAGAATAGTTGGGACATTATTAGAAGTTAATGGAAGAGGATATTGGGAAACATCTGAAGAAAATATTGAACAATTAAAGGAACTTTATCAAGAAGTAGAAGATAGAATCGAAGGTGTAAATACAGAAGATTAATTTCATATTAAATAATTGACTTTGTCATATTTATAACCTGTGAAATCTCCTTAATATCATGAACTCTTAAAATATCAACTCCAGCTAAAACACATCTGGAAGCAATTGCAGCCATCCCAAATATTCTTTTAGAAGGATCAGATTCATTAATTACTGATCCAATAAATCTTTTTCTAGAAGCTCCTATTAATAAAGGAAAGTTCATTGAGACAAATTCTTCTAAATTTTGCAGCAAAGTTAAATTATGATCGACATTTTTTGCAAAACCTATTCCAGGATCAATAATAATTTGCTTTGTGTTTAAACCATTAGATAGCGCTAATTCAATTTGATTCGATAATTCTTTTTTTACATCATTAACAACGTTTGCATATTTAGCCAGAGAATCCATTGTGATACTATTTCCACGACTATGAGTCAAAACATAAGGAGAACCTTTATCAGCCATAACCTTAAAAATTTCAGGATCATGTCGGCCACCGCTAACATCATTAACTAAATCAGCACCTATATTTAATACTTTTTCAGCGACAGAATGATGAAAAGTGTCAACAGAAATTGGTATTTCGGGATGTAATAATTTTAATTCTTTAATTAAAGGAACCAATCTTTTTATCTCAATTTCGGCTCCAACATCAGATGCACCTGGTCGTGTACTTTGAGCTCCAATATCTAGAATATGTGCTCCATGGTTAATGCAAAATGAAGCATGATTAATTGCTGAAGGTAAATCAATATATAGTCCTCCATCACTAAATGAATCTTCAGTGATGTTTAATATCGCCATTAAATGGGTTTCTCTTCCCATATGTTCTGGCAGATAATTAATAATTTTTTTCGTAGTTAGCAATTCTCGCAAAACTTATAGGATCCAAAGACGCTCCTCCAACTAATACACCATCAATATCAGACATGGACATAATCTCATCAATATTATTTGATTTAACTGATCCACCGTATTGAATAATTACGTCTTCATAACCAGTCCATTTACGAATCAGTCCACAAATTCTATTAGCCTCATTTGCCTCACATGTTTTCCCCGTTCCAATGGCCCAAATTGGTTCATAAGCGACTATTAGCTTTTTCACATCTATGCCTTCAAGACCCTGATCAACTTGCCTTCTAATAACCCTTTCTGCTTCACCCAGCTCTCTTTGTTCAATAGTTTCCCCAACACAAACAATTGGTATTAATTGATGGTCTTGAGCTGATTTCGCTCTCTTATTTATTTGTTCATCGCTTTCACTGAAATATTTTCGTGGCTCGCTATGTCCAACAATTGCACATTTAACCGAAAGCTCGTTAAGCATGAGAGGAGATACCTCGGCTGTATAGGCTCCACTATCCTCCCAGTGAACATTTTGGCTAGACAAGGAAAGAGATTCGCTTCTTTCCTTGATGAACTCAGAGAGAGGGTATAAAGCAGTAAATGGGGGTGCAATGACAACATCTCTTTCTTTTTTCGGTATATCTTTCAATAATGGGATCAATACACGCATGTACTCAATTGCCTCAGAACAAGTCATGTTCATCTTCCAATTCCCTGCGATGACCGGTTTACGCACGCTAGCTCCTCATTTTTCGCTTATTGCCAACTTACGGCCTAGAGGATCAGAATTTGGAACAATGTATGTTTCATTTGCAAAAATAATTTGATCACCTTCAATTAATTTTCTACCTCTTCTGTTTTCCACTATGCCATTGACTAATATTTTTCCTGATTTAATAATCAATTTTGCTTCTCCGCCAGTCTGAACGATCCCAATAAATTTGAGGAATTGATCTAATTTCATTTACGTGCTTTTAAATTAAACATTGATAGTTTGATGGAATGAAACAAAAAAACAAAATAAATTTCATTTACCTGATAGGGAGACTCAAGGGACATTTGCCAATCTTGTTGATGGGCGGAATAAGCATGTTTGTATACGTAATTTGCTGGCCGATACTCGCATGGTTATCAGGAAAATTAATACCTGCGATTGGTCAAGGAGATACAAAACAAGTATTAAACGTAATTTTACAAGCCCTAATTATTTTTATAATCCAAAAAACTGCACAATATCTACAAGATAGTCTCTTAGCAAAACCAGCATTAGCCTTAAGCCAAGATCTTCGAACAACACTATTTAGAAAACTTCAAAAAAGTAATATCCTTTTCATAGAAAAGCTCTCATCCGGAGATATTGCATACAGACTTACAGAAGATGTTGATCGCGTTGGGGAAGTTATTTATAAAACTATTCAAGATACGACACCATCGATATTTCAATTATTAGCTGTTTTTGGTTATATGATTTTTATTGACTGGAATTTGTCATTTGCAACAATCATATTAGCTCCCTTAATTGCATTATTAGTTAGTAATTTTGGAGGAAGGGTATTAAGAGCATCTGAAAAAAGTCAAAACAAAATTAGTTCATTAGCAGGTTTACTTTCAGAAGCAATTCAAGGACTACCTATGGTTAAAGCATTTGCAGTAGAAGAATGGTTGCAAAACGATTTTGATAAACAAGTTAAATTACATAAAGAAGCTAAATTTAATATGCTTAAACTTGTTGCCCTTCAACATCCCATAGTTGGATTAATAGAAGTAATAGGTATTTTAAGTATCCTCGCAATAGGAACTTATAGAATACAAATTGGAGGTATGTCTAACGAAGAATTTGGCAGTTATTTTACAGCTTTAATAATGTTAATCGATCCAATAAGCCATATTACTACTAACTATAATGAATTAAAGCAAGGTCAGGCTTCACTTAGAAGGTTAAATGAAATAACAAATAATTCTCAAAAAACGTCGACAATCGACAGAGGTATAATACCCAATAAAATTTATGGGAAGATAACATTTAAGAATGTATTCTTTTCATATAATAATAATATTGACGTAATAGACGATATAAGTCTAGAGATAGATAGTGGTAAAATAATTGCCTTAGTTGGTCCCTCGGGTGCAGGCAAAAGTACAATCTTTTCATTAATATTAAAATTTCTAGAACCTAATAATGGAACAATATTTATTGATGAATACAATTTAAATAAACTTAATACAAAATCTTTAAGAAGATTAATTGGTATAGTTCCTCAAAAAACATTTATCTTTTCAGGGACCATTGCTGAAGCAATAAGATTTGGGAGACAGACAACCAGAGAAAATATAGTAAATGCCGCAAAAATTGCGAATGCTCATGATTTTATTGAACAATTCCCCGATGGCTATGAAACGTTTATAGAAGAAAGAGGTACCAATCTTTCTGGTGGTCAACTACAGAGAATATCAATTGCAAGAGCATTACTGGGAGATCCTACAATTTTATTACTAGATGAAGCTACAAGTGCCTTGGATGCGGAGGCAGAGGAATCCGTTCAAAAAGGTCTTAAGCAAGCTATGCATAATCGAACAGTATTGGTAATAGCTCACAGATTATCAACTATACAAAAAGCAGATAAAATAGCAGTGATTGAGAAGGGCAAAATATGTGAAGTAGGTAACCATAATGAATTAATTAACAGGCAAGGAAGATATAAAGAGTTTTGCGATAAACAATTTATCAAGAGGTTTTAAAAATACAATCAATGCTATATAATATATCAACTATTTATTAAATAAATGTCAAATAGCTCAACAAGTGAAAGGGAAGCAATTCTAACATTTGAGGATAAAAAATATGATCTTAAAAGCATGCCCAAAGAAGTACAGGAATTAGTCAAAGGGATGCAAGTTGCAGATGCACAATTAAGGATGCATGAAGATACCCTTAAAGTACTAGCAGTCGGTCGACAACATCTTGCGATGCAGCTTAAGGCAAAACTTGATACAATAAATCCTATTAATTAATAAAAATATTAACAACTAATATACAAAAATTCAAAGTCTATTAATCTCAAATAAGAGTAAATATACTTATGATTATTAAAGTTAAATAATTTTCCTTATCGAACCGAATACGACGAAGACATGAGAGAATCTAAAGAAATAATTAAGAGAGATGGCAAAAAAAGGTTATTGGTTAAAGCAGGCCAAAATTGAAAGCACTGCACAATTTATCGAATACGTAAAAACCGTGGTTCCTTGGCTTAGATCAGTTGGTGGAACAATAATTGCTAAAGATGTTAATCAAAATTCCGATTTAAATGAATGGGATGGAGGTCAATTAGGGGTAATAGTTGAATTCGAATCTAAAGCCGCTGCTCAAAAGGCATTTAATTCATCAGAATTTCAAGAATATATAAAATATAGTGGTATTGAAAATCAATTATCCCTGTCAATAATTGGATAACTGAAATATGCTTATGGATGAATAAATAGGAAAATTAATTATGATTAGAGATTCTTCAACTCTTCATAAGGGACAAAATTTGAAAGTAGATATTAATGAAGTCAAAGATCGACTACCAAAAAATATTCTAGAAATAATTAGGGAAAAACCTGTTGTCGAACTAGTTGGATATAAAATGGTAGATGGAAATCAATTTGGTCTAGTGGTTAAACTTACTAATGGCAAAATTAATTGGTTTTTTGAAAACGAATTGTCTGAAATAATGTAGTATATACCTAATTATATTATTATTTATATAACTAAAAGATACATATTAGAATAACAAATGATTAATAACGTATATTGAAACAAACAAAACAAAAAGATTATGCCTTACAACCAAATCACTGTTGTACTTGGTGGACTTATGCATATTCCTGTCATAATACTAGTTTTAAGATTTATTGAAAACAGATTCAATAACAGAAACTGGACTACAGAAGAAATTAATTATAATAAATCAGCATAATACTTATCATTAATAGTAAATTTGTTTTTAGA
This is a stretch of genomic DNA from Prochlorococcus marinus str. MIT 0912. It encodes these proteins:
- a CDS encoding DUF2862 domain-containing protein, whose product is MIRDSSTLHKGQNLKVDINEVKDRLPKNILEIIREKPVVELVGYKMVDGNQFGLVVKLTNGKINWFFENELSEIM
- a CDS encoding ABC transporter ATP-binding protein, with translation MKQKNKINFIYLIGRLKGHLPILLMGGISMFVYVICWPILAWLSGKLIPAIGQGDTKQVLNVILQALIIFIIQKTAQYLQDSLLAKPALALSQDLRTTLFRKLQKSNILFIEKLSSGDIAYRLTEDVDRVGEVIYKTIQDTTPSIFQLLAVFGYMIFIDWNLSFATIILAPLIALLVSNFGGRVLRASEKSQNKISSLAGLLSEAIQGLPMVKAFAVEEWLQNDFDKQVKLHKEAKFNMLKLVALQHPIVGLIEVIGILSILAIGTYRIQIGGMSNEEFGSYFTALIMLIDPISHITTNYNELKQGQASLRRLNEITNNSQKTSTIDRGIIPNKIYGKITFKNVFFSYNNNIDVIDDISLEIDSGKIIALVGPSGAGKSTIFSLILKFLEPNNGTIFIDEYNLNKLNTKSLRRLIGIVPQKTFIFSGTIAEAIRFGRQTTRENIVNAAKIANAHDFIEQFPDGYETFIEERGTNLSGGQLQRISIARALLGDPTILLLDEATSALDAEAEESVQKGLKQAMHNRTVLVIAHRLSTIQKADKIAVIEKGKICEVGNHNELINRQGRYKEFCDKQFIKRF
- a CDS encoding RNA-binding S4 domain-containing protein: MKLDQFLKFIGIVQTGGEAKLIIKSGKILVNGIVENRRGRKLIEGDQIIFANETYIVPNSDPLGRKLAISEK
- the tpiA gene encoding triose-phosphate isomerase, encoding MRKPVIAGNWKMNMTCSEAIEYMRVLIPLLKDIPKKERDVVIAPPFTALYPLSEFIKERSESLSLSSQNVHWEDSGAYTAEVSPLMLNELSVKCAIVGHSEPRKYFSESDEQINKRAKSAQDHQLIPIVCVGETIEQRELGEAERVIRRQVDQGLEGIDVKKLIVAYEPIWAIGTGKTCEANEANRICGLIRKWTGYEDVIIQYGGSVKSNNIDEIMSMSDIDGVLVGGASLDPISFARIANYEKNY
- the folP gene encoding dihydropteroate synthase codes for the protein MGRETHLMAILNITEDSFSDGGLYIDLPSAINHASFCINHGAHILDIGAQSTRPGASDVGAEIEIKRLVPLIKELKLLHPEIPISVDTFHHSVAEKVLNIGADLVNDVSGGRHDPEIFKVMADKGSPYVLTHSRGNSITMDSLAKYANVVNDVKKELSNQIELALSNGLNTKQIIIDPGIGFAKNVDHNLTLLQNLEEFVSMNFPLLIGASRKRFIGSVINESDPSKRIFGMAAIASRCVLAGVDILRVHDIKEISQVINMTKSII
- a CDS encoding DUF1330 domain-containing protein; this translates as MAKKGYWLKQAKIESTAQFIEYVKTVVPWLRSVGGTIIAKDVNQNSDLNEWDGGQLGVIVEFESKAAAQKAFNSSEFQEYIKYSGIENQLSLSIIG
- a CDS encoding DUF6447 family protein yields the protein MSNSSTSEREAILTFEDKKYDLKSMPKEVQELVKGMQVADAQLRMHEDTLKVLAVGRQHLAMQLKAKLDTINPIN